The Vidua macroura isolate BioBank_ID:100142 chromosome 2, ASM2450914v1, whole genome shotgun sequence DNA window gactgaaaaaaacccggactttgcacaaaaaaaaaattaaagcatgtctatatttttttcattaaaatattatttttataaacatcTTCTTTATGTCAGTTAATCTCTTGAATGACATTAACCACATCTAGATATAGTCATCTGAAAGGAAGCTAGTTTTAGTGTAAATTGATGTGAACAGTTAAGggtctttgaaataaaatgtcatgCATAATACTTTCCCAATGCACAATTTATTCTACTTGTTCTGAGCATATTTTAGCACAACCTGAATGGTTAATTTCTCTCCACTGACTGTAAAGATGCCTTGGTGGATACCTCAGACAGAATGCTAAAAGCTAAGGTTATTGTCAGACTGCTGAAGTGCTCCATTACAGATTTACTTCAGTTTGACTTTTAAAAGCTAagtttaaaaacagcaaaatattttatttaatttatttaaatatgtaattactacaaaaataattttgccatttctccccattttgCTTCTGGAAAAAGGGATAGAAACtataataattaagaaaaaacaattaatccaaacttgatttttttaatatcctggCAATGagctaaaaagaaatatatcaaTTCCtcaaagaaatttattttttatcctttaaTCTCTTTAGATTTTCAGAAATCCACCAAAAGAAGGAGCTGTTACTCTGAGTCCTCATAGAAAAAGCCTTATATTCTCATCtctttttcactttgctttggttttgctttacCTTTACTTGACCTTCCATTGTTAGAATGAAAGTACACAAGTTATTGAGTCAGTCCTCAATAACTTGAACTTTCATTATGAGTGTCATggggaaggaaaatgaagaaaagtgtcagggagaaggaaagcGGGTCTTTCAGCACCGACCCTGTGTGACCTCCTGCAGGTATTTCCCAATTGTGTCACTGGAGTCCTTCAGCATGATGTTCCACATCTATAGAGAAGGCAGCACTGCTACATTTTAGTGATGCTACTCACATTCAGaggctataaaaataaaaaagtgcagTGATTGTTGCTGGAGGGGTATGTTTGGACTGTGGGAtgtctgtgctgcctttgcagAAGGGTTAGCCCTCTTAATTTCTCTTGAAATTAATATACCTTTGTAAAGGTTCCTCAGATGTCTGGTGGCATGAACTGCTCGCatgtgcagcagagcaggtttATGATGCCTCACTGACATGGTTTTGCAGTGCAAATGCTGCACCCTCTGTACCAAATAAACTATCTGAGAGCCAAACACGGTCACATACATCACACTGGACCATATAATACAGACCTAGTCTACAgcttaggaattttttttcccagttataAGTACTGAAACTTTAGggtgtaaataaatatttgtgtgaATGAAAGTAAAACAGTAAAGTTGAACATTATTTCGACCATGCAGTAAATTTTCCTGACTTTCCTCAACCTCTCAAACAGAGAACATGCTAGAAAAGTCCTTGTATATCCAAGTGAGCAAGGAACTTCCATTCAAAGGAGAGAGTACGAGCCTACTTAATAGATAGTGGCCAATAGTATTACAAGCAAACATGAAGTAAGCTATTTTAAAGTAACTTTTGCAGAAGTTatgacatatttaagaattTTAAGTATCTATGTAGCTTATGGAGTGAGTATTTATGTCACTTAAATAAAAGTCTTGCTGACAAAGCAGTGACCTATTATACCCATAAAATTGTAAAAGATTGAAGAGAAcatatttcatatttgtttGCCTAGAATCTGACCAAAAGCATATTTGTGAGATACTTCATTTTGTGATGTCACTAATGGCATATCCAGCAACAAAGTCTGAGCACTTGGGCACAGGTACATGAACTGTACATTTAAATGGAATTTGTAACTGCAAGAGATAAAAGGAGACTTCTGTGATGTAAGTATACAAACAGGGTACAATAAAATTCATGTATAAGGCATAAATTGAAGAATATGAACAGTAGTtatggaaaaggcaggaaacaTGACtggcaaaatgaaaaagttttgCTCCTGGAAATAAGATAATCTGTACTGGAAACAGATGACATTCACTCTTTCTTTTGGGGAGGTTGTGAGGATCATAAAAATACCATGAAcatattaaaatagaaagtaAGATAGATGACTCCTGAATTTGGTTTTCTGTGGACTAAATCCTAGACCTCAGTATGTATTCATCCCCTTTAGGTATATGGATCATTCCTTGGCCACCTCAGCAGCAATGTTGATTTGATCCTCTCATCAACTCAGAAAGGACAGAACTGTTTGTAGCCTGCAAAGTTAACTAATTCAATAAAAATGATCATGGTTAAATAAAAAGACTCAAGAAGTTAAAATTAGTGCCTGGAGGTTAGTGAAGGCCATAAAGGATATCTCAGATCAGCTTTGCCCATGGAGAAAAAACAATAACCAACTACATCTTGAGACAACCCTGCAATACTCTAGCTTTATATCAGAGTAATACATTCAAAATCATTTGGGATGCTGCGATGTAAAATCGAGCAGTACAATGATTAATCGGGTCACCAACCTCTTCTCCCTTATGTCtctaaaatgttatttaattaaaactaaaataccATGTGGGATTGGTCCCAGGGTATGGTTTCTAAGCATTGCATAAATAGGAAGAAGGTATTACTCTATTGTTAATGATGTTTCGTCTACGCAGTCTTTCTCCAGTCTGCTGATGCAAAGCATTCTCCTTTTAATATGTAGACACCGCTGCATGCTGACTTAATAGATAGTTtcagaaaagtttttaaaaaatttatatcAGAAAATTCCAATTCACATTaattaaaggaaaggaaaaataatttcaccaAAATATGATTATGGAAGGCCATAAAGGataaaaattctgatttctgATATTCCATGCCAATGAAATAGacgttccttttttttttagacaaaacacaacagataaaaaaacaaataagacTTCCACCAGGACAAAACTTCTCATATTTTAATCAACCCACATAGTTTATTTCAGGTTTCTGTTTTGAACCATGATGAAAAGTATTACTTTGGTTTGCATCTTTACCTGGGTtggttgcttttattttatttttttttaatagcaaaataaaggaattaaaaaacatttctccaGAGTTCTATGATTGAAcagtctttttaattttttttcaaaatgttttttagaTGAGAGGGTGTTTGTGTTTCACATGCTTTAGCATTCGGTTCTGCAATCCTTATTTTTTGAAGTCTGAATTCTGAAGCCTAAGTCAGGAAAAGTCTGAGGAATGAAAACATTCtgtttccaaaattaaaataattgcattacAGGGAATTAAGATGTGAACTAATAAGAAAACCAAGGCTTGGTATTACTGTCACACCACATAACTACATAAGGCCTCCAGAAAGAAACTGACTGGCATATGAAACCTTTGATGCATAAAATCAAGTctgagagagaaggagaaggataCAGGAagccttttgtttcatttagttTAGTTGGggttcttttgtattttttttactaggttttttttctataaatcaGTAGTTCTGTGTCTGTGAAATACCAAGGTAGAAGGCAGGGCTGAGCCTTCTGAGACTTGGGTCTTTTTCTAGTGTTATCAACGGCTTGACATGTGACCTTCCCAAGGTCAGTGCTTCTGTTTTCCAATCTGTTgagcaaattaaaatatattgtgtTCCCCTGGAAAAGCCTTTTAGATGGGttggcaaaaaaagaaagaactgggTATTTCTCTTACATAAGATATGACTTTTTTTGGTTGTACCCCTGAGTAATGATGGTAGTCTTTCAGTCACCATGTTTGTTCATCACAGATTTCAAAATCCCTTTGGTCTCCCACTTATAATAACTTCCACTTCCTCAAACTAGTAAAATGAGGAATTGGAAAGAGAAATGAGTTGCACAGAGTCATGTCAGCAAACTGTTGGTGGAGGCAGGTCTTTGCCTCAGTTCTTCATTCTtagaagcattttccttttcattattaaacaatgaaaataagttATAGTTAGAGAGAGCAGAGACACAAGCTCTTATCTACTTTTTTACATTTATGTGATCCTTATGTTGCTCTGAGACTGTGCTATGAAATggctaagaaaataattaattattgaaAACACATTATAGATCTATTATTCAAGCTGATGTTATTCAACGGGATTACTTGTGCAAGCAATACATTGAAAGTTtggacaggtttttttcctgcaggacttttttttttttttttgttgagaaAGATACTTTTTTAATGCCTTGTCTATATCTAAATGACACTGAGTTTTTTGTCTCATGTCTCATCACTGAAGTTTTTATAAAATGATGAAAGTCATTTTTAACTAACTTTAAATTGTATGAATGTGTTATTAAACTATCTCAGTCACTTGGATATGTTGCAAAGTAACCAACTGtttcaaccttttgcttgtGTTCAGTCAGACATGGGACACTCTtagggaaagaataaaaaaagcaagcaatCAAAACCACAAAGAGGTCATATAGCAAAACTGCAGTACTATATTGTGTATTGATCATGCTATATGGAAGTCATGTCTTGCAGGATGTTGAGAATTGTTGTAACAAGGTACTTAAAATGATAATGCTGgaatcttaagaaaaaaaatttgctgaGATTAGACTATGGTGCAAATGTTATCACTTCTTATTAAAGGCTGCAATGTTATACTAGTACATTTCCTGTTATAGCTAGCGAAAAGTACAAATATTTCTCACAGCTCCAGTTAATTTCATTGTAATGTTTTTCCTCAGCCTAAATGTATGTCTTTTATCACTgagtgaaaaaaagaattctgtATACTTCAGTGCTGCAATGCTGAATTCTTGCTGCAATGCCAAACTTAGGAAGATAAAGCCTGGAGTGAAATCCCGATCCCCAAATCAGGCAACCAACCATCTCATGTATTGCTCTGGGAAAGGCAGAACTAGGCCTTCATGTCAGGACTGAGAGCATGGAAGATGCAGCTGGGAGGACATTTCAAGTGAAATGCTGCAGTGAAATCTCAGTTCACATTCTGGGGTCAGGGCTGCAGCAAAACCATCTCTCTCTATCTGGGCTCCTCAACTTGAAATTCTCCACTGAAAACAGACAACCCACTTCTGTTGTGTCAAAGTTTTAAAGTGCGTGTGTgagtctgtgtgtgtatgtgtgaaaGTGAGTTTTGAGATGAGAGGAATAAAAGGAGGTGGGTgactcagctcagctccctaTCACTCTCCCTCTAACCAATAGCACAGTGGGCAGAAGATACTTTCCCAGAGAAGACACAGGGTCAAATCACTActaatttggaagaaaattaattctgtctCTTTAGTAAGCCTTACATTTGAACAAAAGGCCACTCCAGAAGACCACAGactgcaggaaaataaagaggaaaattaaaaagaaaaattaaagagagagaaaaaaagaaaaattagagaaagaaagataaaacagaaatgtCTGTCTGAACTGACTCCTTTACCAAACAACAATTCTGTATGCTTTCACCAAAATGTACAGTAGCTGTAGGGCTTGGTCCAGTTCTAAGAACTGCTAGAACAGGTGCTTTAGTGACTTTAATGCAAGCAATCATAGTAGAAACTGGGTCAGAAACTCAGATCAATATAtatagtttaaataaaaaattctggtCAGGACCTTGGCCTGGCCTACTCACTAAATACACCTCTTTCTTCTGCATCATCAGGATTTCTAACTGAAATGACTACACGGGTTTTATGTCAGCCTACACACAAGATGAATGCAAAATCTGTCCATCTTTCTGACTCCTATTTCCCTTTCTGACACCTAAAGTTTTAACCTTTTAAGATTAACCCTGTGACCTATTCAGCCACTATTTCCAACACAAAATTACCTCAAGGTCTGATAACAATATATACTTGAGAAGAATGTCAATGGGTTTTGCTACCCATAATCTAAACATCTGATATGTGAAATATATTACGTCAAGCTCAGTCTCACATGAAAGCACAAAGCAAGCAAGTCTTTCCAGGGCTGTGCACACCCTGGCAAGTGCTCTAACTCATGCTCCCTTACTGCCTTTCCATGGTTCAAGGgatctcaaaattatttttcttgcaaagtAGAACAGCTGCAGCAAGAGGGTTGGTAGCCCGGTGGTTGAGGGTATGagccaagaaagaaaaacatgtggGCTGGCTCTTACACTGCAGAAGAtatagaattttttattttctcatcatGAGCCAGTCTCCTACTCACTAGATAGAAGTAGGCAAACCACTTCTctaactttcttttctttcttttttttttcttttttttagtcaTCATCATCCGCCACTGCATCATTTTGCAAAGCTCCGTCTGGTGAACATACCAGAGGGAGACTTGGAACACGCTCACATGCCATTACCcttaggaaaatgaaaaatgaaggagaaaattatCTAGTTTTGGAAACCTCGTTAGGTCTAATTGCAGTTTAGATAGAGATCCAGTATCTATGTTTGAAGGCTGGCCGGTGAAATATACTGAGATAGAAAATTCTGTGAAGAGATCCTGATATTAGCTTAAACCCTTCTACCCTTAGTTAGAACTGGTTTATCTGAGCTGGTTTAACATCATTGTATACACTGAGAAGCATAgtttctgcaggagctgcaacATATGGAGGCATCTACGTTAACTACCAGACTATGTTAAATTCCACAGTCAAAGCCTGAAcaaagacataattttaaattaagtaaTGATcctataaaaattttaaaaatgatcctattaaaattaaataatgatCTTTTATTTGCTGGTCTATCATGATTTGTAGTGCACATACACAGATGtttacatgcatatatatatatatatgtatgtatgtgtgtgtgtgtatccaCACACAACATCATGTCTACAGTGTAGGATGTCTTTAGACCTACATAGAAATAATGAAGCCAGTTTTACAGTACATAGGACAAACACTGAAATCAGGATATCTAccataataatttctttcttctctagAAGCTTTGCAGATGATCTGAGTTCTGCTCTGCAAGTTCTACAGTGTTAGAAGAAGTAACTAGCTTTTTAACATGTTGCAAAGTAGCACAAATATACCCTTACCCAGTGTTACTTACATAGCCATAGCAACAGGGAGATGGGAGATTACTAATTGGGAAAATGAAGAAGTATCCCACTACCTTTTCCTATTTCAAGTAATTTTCCATACTATGAGTAAACCCATTTCTGTTCAGAACAGCTTCATTTGGCTTGTATGTGGTTAAATATGGACTTTACATCCAAAGGAAAGGTATAAGTAGTCAACTCATTGTTTTAGGCTTCTACAATTTGCAGACAGAAGCATGAGGTAAAAGATAACAGTCAAGGACAATATACTTGTATGCTCTTTCCCTTATCTGATCTTCTAGATAATTTAGAGGGGATTATGTGACTTCTGTTTATACAACCTGTGTATGGGTTGTAAACTGGGATGAATATACTGAATTTTAAAGACCCAGACTAATTGGCACTTCAGTGCTGTATGGTCTCTCACTTTACCACACCCTCTAAGtaacaaagtaaaatatttcagcttccAATCAACCTGACCCAGGAATAGGTATTTCCTTAAAATTCTCAAATGTGGGCCTCTTATCCTTAGATACATGTTTCCAAAGTTAATTCAATAAGATGACAAAACCTAGAAATTTAGAATTATGATGCTGAGTAATGATAGATTAATTTTCTGGGTCTTTCTGTGTAGCTTGACTCATAGAATAAAAAACTTCAGATATCAAAGCTAAAATGGATGGtgccttttttcttccattctgaATTGTCGCCTAGATGTTAACTTGTGCATAGCAGATGCTCtctaaatacatatattttaaatataagacATCAATCTCCGTAGCATACAGTTGAAAACACAATGGCTTTCTTAGATAAATACTCCTTTGGAAGTTATGTAGCATCCATAAACATTCTTATTTCTTCTGgcatattttttactttttgaggtTTAACCACTTTGAAATTCCAGGTCCCTGGATGGCTTCCACCAGTTCTCACCTCTCCTTACCTCTGCTTACAAATCAGATCCTTTGTAAGAAGCAGGCAATCTGTCCTTCACGCTTTGACAACAGGTCATTGTCTCCTTCCATTCATTCAATTCatacttatttatttaatatcttGTTAATGTTCAGGTCCTCTTGTTGCATTTTGATTGTTTTTACGGTGCCTGAGCAATTTTAATAACATAAAGGTAAAGATGCTTGGAAGTTTTATTCTAAGGGCAGGAGGAGAACAAGTCCTCCTGCCCCACATCCCAGTGAGTCTTCACCAGGCTCCAGATATTTGGTCTTTCCTCTGCAAAGACTTTGTTCACAGTGATCTTGTCACTGCTGCTGACACCAAGTAAATGTGTCCTTGACCCCCCTGACTTCCTTTCCTCTGACTgtcctgcttctctctgtggATTGTCTTAGGACTTCCTTGCCTCCAGTTCCCTTTGCACTTTGAAGCTGCAATTATTGATCAATAGAAGGATTCCAGACAGCTTTGCACCCCTGTCCTTCCACCCTGACATCACTGAGAGACAAAGTCAAAGAAACCACCAGGAGAAATGAATTAATGTGCCCCAATGTGGTGCCaagtttccttttctctttttcttttcctagtgAAACCAACAATATATTTATTGTGGTGCTTTCTGTCTCAGTGGCATTTTATCTCTTCTAGCCCATTTGTAATTTACTGGATAAGCTTTTTCAGGGTCAGGATTTCTCTCTTTCTATCTGTTTTGTTTCCTACCTCTGTCCCATTTCCTACTTcgtttccccctccctccctaaTCCCTGCCACCAGAACAAACCAAAAGACCAAATATTCATCCTGGAGACTTGAAATGGCCACGGTAACTGTTGTAACTTGTCTGTGGTCTAATTACATTAATTTGATAAGATCATCATCAGCAGGATGTCTAATTTATTTGCAAGCGGTAGCCGGGGAGAAGCTTTGACCAAATTAACATGCCGCCGGGACCAGGGGGTGCAGGCTCCATATGGCTTCTTGGATTTTCCTATAAATAACCCTCCTCCAGCCCACTCCCGCGGTTACATCCCTACCAGTATGCCGCAAAGTTCACCAGCGGCGCCGGACTCGagaggcacagcccagggctgcaggaggcaccAGGAGGTTGGGCAGCCTCTCCCGCCTtcgcgcctcctcctcctcctcctcctgtccttctccccctccccctcctcctcctcttcttccttctcctcctcagagTGAGGCAGGGGAAACGCAGGTTTCCACTTGCACCACCAGAAGTGCAACTGGTTCTTCGCTCGTAGGCATCTGAAATCTCTCCAAATGATGCAGAAACTTTTGCGTGCTTGGCTCCTGTCTTAAAGGCCAGGCACCGATTTTCCCGCTGTGTAATCTCTTCTTTTGTCAGAAGGGTGGGAGCTGAAAAAGGgcagcgggggggggggggggggcggggggatgGAAGGGACGAGAAGGAGGGTGTCGAGGGAAGCAGGCATTTTATTTCCACAGATAGTATATAAGGAGCATCCCTAGAGAAATATCTATGCGTGGACATATACGCATCTCTAGATTTTTATAGAGACAAGAATAACCGTCAGTTTCTaccctcccctgccctccttAAGGGAGACACTACACTCCGTGGGAACAGGTAGCGTGAACTGCTAACAGTGCAGCAGTCCCCTCCCCCCTACCTACCCTCTTCTCTCTGATCAtctaaattatgaaaaatagaGAGAGCATTAATCCACGGTTCGACATTGCATAGAGAACACCAGCATAAAACACCCTAGActgcaggggaggaagaaacGCATTTAAAGCAATGATAAAAATGGCGTGCAGAATAATTACCTCAAATTGCTATTCACTTGACACTCTGACACTAATTCTGTTCAAGTCATTGGGAAATACAATAAGGCAAACGAGCCTTTCTCTCCTTGTgcaggtgtgagtgtgtgtgaaTGGGGGCAATAAAGAACTGGTCGGGAGAAGGGGAGTGCTAAActttcaattttaaaagaaaataaataaattaaataatcagTTTAGGAGAACGCATCTAAATAGATCTACAGCTTTTAATGCCAGTGTTTTTAACGCTTGCCCTGTACgtggattgatttttttttttttcttctccagcatTCCCTCAGCAGATGGATTTTTGccactgcagctcagcagagggTGTCAGATCTTTCAGTGTGCACCAGGTTGAAACGAGCAGAGCCTCTTAGCAACTCTCCCTCTGCGTGCATGTGAGTGTGTGCGAGCGTGCGGctcggcagcagcaggagaaaaaggaaagagcgAGCGAGGCAGAGAGCGAGGGAGCGAGGAGGGGAGGCAGCGCTGCCGGCAgggcgaggcgaggcgaggcgcGGGCGGACGGGCGGGCGGGCAGGCGgcccctgccccggccccggccccgcggcagGCTCCGGCCGCCGGCGGGCATGGGCAGCCGCGCAccgcagcagcaggggcaggcgCGGCGCAGCGGCGGCGGCTCGGCGGGCAGAGCCTAGGCTGGGGCGGGCGCTTTCAGCACCGCGGCGCTGGACAGCgcccggcgggcggcgggcgagGAGCGCGGCTCCGCCGCCGCGCGGCAAGGTCAGTCCGCGCGGAGCCGCGCACCGCGCAGCCTCCGCGGCCAGCGCCGCGCTCCCGCCCGCGCCTCCCTAACATGCAGCGGCGGCCGAGGGCCAGCAGCACCGTGCCGGTGAGCCAGCCCGGCCGGCAGACCTCCACTTAGCTGCCCGGCAGGCGTTAGGGAGGGCGAGCGAGgagggggatttttttccttctactttttttatttttttcgCCTGCCTTGCAGTACGTGCCTGGATAGTTTGTGGATATAATTACTGACTGGAATCTGGGCTGTTGCAGTTGTACGTGggggggagaaaggagaggagaaacgAAAGCATCCCCCCCCCTCCGCCGACCCTCCTTGCTCCcccacacacattttttttcctctccctttgctGGTGGTTCGGACATTTAATGTATTGAATGAACTGGAATTGCTTTCCATGTGAGGAGGATGGTTGCTGTTACTTTGTGATGAGATCGGGAATGAATTGCTCGgtttaaaaatgctgctttggatTCTGTTGCTGGAGACAtctctttgttttgctgctggaaaCGTTACAGGGGACGTTTGCAAAGAGAAGATCTGTGCCTGCAACGAGATAGAAGGGGATTTGCACGTAGACTGTGAGAAAAAGGGATTTACCAGCCTGCAACATTTCACCGCCCCAACTTCCCAATTCTACCATTTATTCCTGCATGGCAATTCCCTGACTCGACTTTTCCCTAATGAGTTTGCTAACTTTTACAATGCGGTCAGTTTGCACATGGAAAACAACGGTTTGCATGAGATTGTTCCTGGGGCTTTCCTTGGGCTGCAGCTGGTGAAACGCTTGCACATAAACAACAACAAGATCAAATCGTTCAGGAAGCAGACTTTCCTGGGGCTGGACGATCTGGAATACCTCCAGGCAGATTTTAATCTGTTGCGGGATATTGACCCGGGAGCATTTAGGGATTTAAACAAGCTAGAGGTGCTGATTTTAAATGACAATCTCATCAGCACCTTGCCCCCCAACGTGTTTCAGTACGTGCCGATCACCCACCTCGACCTCCGGGGAAACCGTCTTAAAACCTTGCCTTATGAGGAGGTCCTGGAGCAGATCCCAGGCATTGCTGAAATCCTGCTAGAGGATAACCCCTGGGACTGCACTTGCGATCTGCTGTCATTGAAAGAATGGCTGGAAAACATACCTAAAAACGCTTTGATAGGCAGAGTGATTTGTGAAGCTCCCACTAGGTTGCAGGGCAAAGATTTAAATGAGaccacagagcaggagctgtgtaaAAAGAACAGAGTAGATTCCAGCCTAGCTGCTCCCCCTGCTGAAGAAGAAACCTGCGATCCTGGTCCCATTCCAACCCCCTTTAAAACACATGGCAAAGAAGACCCTGCCACGCCAGGATCTGCTCCAAACGGAGGTACAAAGATTCCTGTCAACTGGCAAATCAAGACCAAACCCACTGCTGCTGTGTCGACAGTGAGTGCGAAGAGCAAACTACCCACTACCTTTTCCTGCCCGCACATCTGCAGCTGTGATCAGATCCCTGGCTCAGGTTTAAAGGTTAATTGCAATGATAGGAATGTGAGCAGCTTGGTGGATTTGAAGCCCAAGCCTTCCCATGTACAGGAGCTGTTTCTGAGAGACAACAAAATACACACCATCAGGAAATCCCACTTTCTGGATTACCGAAAACTTAATTTACTCGATCTGGGCAACAACAACATTGCCACCGTTGAGAACAACACCTTCAAGAACCTCTTTGATCTCCGATGGCTCTACATGGATAGCAATTACCTAGACACCCTGTCCCGGGAGAAATTTGCTGGGCTGCAAAACCTGGAGTATCTGAACGTGGAGTTTAATGGGATCCAGATGATCATGCCTGGCACCTTCAATGCGATGCCCAAACTGAGAGTCCTCATCCTCAACAACAATCTGCTGAGGTCTCTCCCAGTAGATGTGTTCGCCGGGGTCTCGCTTTCCAAGCTGAGCATACACAACAATTATTTCATGTACCT harbors:
- the SLITRK1 gene encoding SLIT and NTRK-like protein 1 — translated: MLLWILLLETSLCFAAGNVTGDVCKEKICACNEIEGDLHVDCEKKGFTSLQHFTAPTSQFYHLFLHGNSLTRLFPNEFANFYNAVSLHMENNGLHEIVPGAFLGLQLVKRLHINNNKIKSFRKQTFLGLDDLEYLQADFNLLRDIDPGAFRDLNKLEVLILNDNLISTLPPNVFQYVPITHLDLRGNRLKTLPYEEVLEQIPGIAEILLEDNPWDCTCDLLSLKEWLENIPKNALIGRVICEAPTRLQGKDLNETTEQELCKKNRVDSSLAAPPAEEETCDPGPIPTPFKTHGKEDPATPGSAPNGGTKIPVNWQIKTKPTAAVSTVSAKSKLPTTFSCPHICSCDQIPGSGLKVNCNDRNVSSLVDLKPKPSHVQELFLRDNKIHTIRKSHFLDYRKLNLLDLGNNNIATVENNTFKNLFDLRWLYMDSNYLDTLSREKFAGLQNLEYLNVEFNGIQMIMPGTFNAMPKLRVLILNNNLLRSLPVDVFAGVSLSKLSIHNNYFMYLPVAGVLDQLTSITQIDLHGNPWDCTCPIVPFKQWAEMLRPKVIMSDLRCESPEDFFKEDFESLSNDVICPQLKISPTLTSNKNSTGLTETGTHSNSYLETSRVSISVLVPGLLLVFVTSAFTVVGMLVFILRNRKRSKRRDANSSASEINSLQTVCDSSYWHNGPYSADGAHRVYDCGSHSLSD